Proteins encoded by one window of Puntigrus tetrazona isolate hp1 chromosome 25, ASM1883169v1, whole genome shotgun sequence:
- the irx3b gene encoding iroquois-class homeodomain protein IRX-3b, which produces MSITRVLRTISLNLNVTSVHLGAESGFNSQRGSPRVSTRSSVSKARSVIVFSVARTFGSSMSLPQLGYKYIRPLYSTERRVGAELSASGSLSSVLSSMYGAPFASAQGYSAFLPYSSDLSVLNQLGSQYEFKDSPGIQHAGFPHASFYPYGHQYQFGDPSRPKNATRESTSTLKAWLSEHRKNPYPTKGEKIMLAIITKMTLTQVSTWFANARRRLKKENKMTWVPKTRTDEDGNVYTSDNEDGDKRDEDEEIDLENIDTENIEDKQDCDYQDDEKSVSKVSDSEEYDDAGAEKRFMSDIVKDRRDANSDEGEEEDRIKKSPAAQEPSDNAGPPQKPKIWSLAETATAPDSPKKSSWIQRNCDAQTVRNPLHVQNWTKMAHQMALTSHYLGLKHQSTSNSHMHARHAEQRTPSL; this is translated from the exons ATGTCAATCACGCGAGTGTTGCGAACAATCTCACTCAATCTGAATGTGACCTCAGTCCACCTCGGAGCGGAGAGCGGCTTTAACTCTCAGCGAGGCTCTCCGCGAGTTTCCACCCGATCCTCGGTGTCAAAGGCGAGATCTGTGATCGTTTTTTCCGTCGCTCGGACCTTTGGCAGCAGCATGTCTCTCCCGCAGCTCGGCTATAAGTACATCAGACCGCTGTACTCCACGGAGCGGCGCGTCGGCGCGGAGCTCAGCGCGTCGGGCTCGCTCTCCAGCGTCCTCTCCAGCATGTACGGAGCTCCGTTCGCCAGCGCGCAGGGATACAGCGCGTTCCTGCCCTACTCCAGCGACCTCTCCGTGCTCAACCAGCTG gGCTCCCAGTACGAGTTTAAAGACAGTCCAGGGATTCAGCATGCAGGCTTTCCTCACGCATCCTTCTACCCGTACGGACACCAGTATCAGTTCGGAGATCCGTCCCGACCCAAGAACGCCACCCGCGAGAGCACCAGCACCCTGAAGGCCTGGCTCAGCGAACACCGGAAAAACCCCTACCCCACCAAAGGAGAAAAAATCATGCTGGCCATCATCACCAAGATGACCCTCACTCAGGTGTCCACCTGGTTCGCCAACGCCCGCAGAAGACtgaaaaaagagaataaaatgaCTTGGGTTCCCAAAACGAGAACCGACGAGGACGGAAACGTGTACACGAGTGACAACGAGGACGGAGACAAGAGGGACGAGGACGAGGAAATAGACCTGGAGAACATCGACACGGAAAACATCGAAGACAAGCAGGATTGTGATTATCAGGACGACGAAAAATCGGTGTCTAAAGTTTCGGATTCTGAGGAATATGACGACGCGGGGGCAGAGAAGAGATTTATGAGCGATATTGTAAAAGACAGAAGAGACGCAAACTCGGatgagggagaggaggaggaccGAATCAAAAAGAGTCCGGCAGCGCAAGAGCCCTCGGATAACGCCGGTCCGCCTCAGAAACCAAAAATCTGGTCTTTGGCTGAAACCGCGACGGCGCCGGACAGTCCCAAAAAGTCCTCGTGGATTCAGAGGAACTGTGACGCTCAGACAGTCAGGAACCCCCTTCACGTTCAAAAC